A stretch of the Arthrobacter sp. PAMC 25486 genome encodes the following:
- a CDS encoding DUF3097 domain-containing protein, with the protein MQFNQWGPQDLSAPAARVLPKVEARAGLVVEDVATGWVGAVVRLEKTGGMHIVELADRREKIRAFPLGFGFLLEGEPVELIAPVKVAAAQTLRTASGSVKVADTRAKVAKASRIWVEGKHDAELVEKVWGDDLRVEGIVVEPLRGIDDLSAAVAAFSPGPTRRLGILVDHLVPGSKESRIVSKLMATPGLSRNVLVVGHPYVDVWQAIKPSTLGIPAWPVIPRTMEWKLGILKAFGWPHTTPEDVGLGWQRLLSRVDSYADLEPSLLGRVEEVIDFLTAPVS; encoded by the coding sequence GTGCAATTCAACCAGTGGGGCCCCCAGGATCTCAGCGCACCGGCAGCCCGGGTGCTGCCCAAGGTGGAGGCGCGTGCCGGCCTCGTGGTGGAGGACGTCGCAACCGGGTGGGTTGGCGCCGTCGTGCGGCTGGAAAAAACCGGTGGCATGCACATAGTGGAGCTGGCGGACCGGCGGGAGAAAATCCGTGCCTTCCCGCTCGGCTTCGGCTTTCTGCTCGAGGGCGAGCCGGTGGAGCTGATTGCTCCGGTGAAGGTTGCCGCAGCGCAAACACTGCGCACCGCCTCCGGCTCGGTGAAAGTAGCCGACACCCGCGCCAAAGTGGCCAAGGCGAGCCGCATCTGGGTAGAGGGAAAGCACGACGCCGAGCTCGTGGAGAAGGTCTGGGGTGATGACCTGCGGGTGGAAGGGATCGTGGTGGAGCCGCTGCGCGGGATCGACGACCTGTCCGCCGCCGTGGCCGCGTTCTCCCCCGGACCCACACGGCGGCTGGGCATCCTGGTGGACCACCTGGTGCCGGGCTCCAAGGAATCACGCATTGTGAGCAAGCTCATGGCGACGCCCGGGTTGAGCCGGAATGTGCTGGTGGTGGGGCACCCCTATGTTGATGTGTGGCAGGCCATCAAGCCGTCCACCCTGGGCATCCCGGCCTGGCCCGTTATCCCGCGAACAATGGAGTGGAAGCTGGGAATCCTCAAGGCCTTCGGTTGGCCCCACACGACCCCCGAGGATGTGGGGCTCGGCTGGCAGCGGCTGTTGTCCCGGGTCGATTCCTATGCCGATCTGGAGCCGTCCCTGCTGGGGCGGGTTGAGGAAGTCATAGATTTCCTCACGGCACCAGTATCCTAG
- a CDS encoding DUF4870 domain-containing protein, with protein MSHPATQTDGAPQPPLTPSEDKQWAFLSHCGGILGCVPSYFIRKYVAPRGRFTAQESLEALNFTLPPTLLAAALNVLALVFVFFNPQIATIFSMLALLVWIFLTVFSVIGAVQVNKGQPFRYALNLRWLK; from the coding sequence GTGAGTCACCCGGCAACCCAGACCGATGGAGCGCCCCAACCGCCGCTCACCCCGTCAGAAGACAAGCAATGGGCATTCCTGTCCCACTGCGGCGGTATTCTGGGCTGCGTTCCGTCATACTTCATCCGTAAATATGTGGCACCGCGCGGCCGGTTTACCGCTCAGGAATCACTCGAGGCACTGAACTTCACCCTGCCACCCACGCTGCTGGCCGCGGCACTGAACGTGCTGGCACTGGTGTTCGTGTTCTTCAACCCGCAAATCGCCACTATTTTTTCGATGCTGGCCCTGCTGGTGTGGATCTTCCTGACAGTTTTCTCGGTCATCGGCGCCGTGCAGGTCAACAAGGGCCAGCCGTTTCGCTACGCCCTGAACCTGCGCTGGCTCAAGTAA
- the hemW gene encoding radical SAM family heme chaperone HemW: protein MTPSVLPLGDPAPADGVLPAQAAVGAAERKFSLYAHIPFCAVRCGYCDFNTYTATELGGGASQAAYAETAVREVEFAARAMVASGLPERKLSTVFFGGGTPTLLPASDLTRILGSAVEQWGLEPGAEVTTEANPDSVTKESLQELFDGGFTRVSFGMQSAVPHVLKVLDRTHNPEKVPQAVAWAREVGLKVSVDLIYGTPGESFADWETSVRTALSYEPDHISAYSLIVEEGTKLAAQIRRGQVPNIDDDDHAAKYELADALFQAAGLSWYEVSNWARTPEDACQHNLAYWRGDDWWGIGPGAHSHMGGVRWWNVKHPTAYANRLDKGESPAAGRETLDADTRELERIMLTSRLSEGLATSTLSPAARKAVAGLIAQELVDPVKAFAGTLVLTLKGRLLGDAVTRALLVD from the coding sequence GTGACCCCCAGCGTTTTGCCCCTCGGGGACCCGGCTCCGGCCGACGGTGTCCTGCCCGCGCAGGCCGCCGTCGGCGCTGCCGAACGCAAGTTCAGCCTGTACGCGCACATCCCGTTTTGTGCCGTGCGCTGCGGCTACTGCGACTTCAACACCTACACGGCCACCGAACTGGGTGGCGGCGCCTCCCAGGCCGCCTACGCCGAAACGGCTGTGCGAGAGGTGGAATTTGCCGCCCGCGCCATGGTTGCCTCCGGACTCCCGGAGCGCAAGCTGAGCACAGTGTTCTTTGGCGGAGGCACCCCAACCCTTTTGCCTGCCAGTGACCTCACCCGCATCCTGGGATCCGCCGTCGAACAGTGGGGCCTTGAACCAGGCGCAGAAGTCACCACAGAGGCCAACCCCGACTCCGTCACCAAGGAGTCGCTGCAGGAGCTGTTCGACGGCGGTTTCACCCGTGTGTCCTTTGGCATGCAGTCGGCCGTGCCGCACGTCCTGAAGGTGCTGGACCGCACCCACAACCCCGAAAAGGTGCCGCAGGCGGTTGCCTGGGCGCGTGAGGTCGGCCTGAAGGTGAGCGTCGATCTGATTTACGGCACGCCGGGGGAGAGCTTTGCCGACTGGGAAACATCGGTGCGCACGGCCCTGAGCTACGAACCCGACCACATTTCCGCATACTCGCTGATTGTTGAAGAGGGCACCAAACTGGCGGCGCAAATCCGTCGCGGGCAGGTGCCCAACATTGACGACGACGACCATGCCGCCAAATACGAGCTCGCCGACGCACTCTTCCAAGCGGCGGGACTGTCCTGGTACGAGGTCAGCAACTGGGCACGCACCCCCGAGGACGCCTGCCAGCACAACCTTGCGTACTGGCGCGGGGACGATTGGTGGGGGATCGGACCCGGGGCACACTCGCACATGGGCGGCGTGCGCTGGTGGAACGTCAAGCACCCAACTGCCTACGCCAACCGACTGGACAAGGGCGAATCGCCTGCCGCGGGCCGCGAAACCCTCGATGCCGACACGCGGGAACTTGAACGCATCATGCTCACGTCCCGACTCTCAGAAGGCCTGGCGACCAGCACCCTGTCACCTGCGGCACGAAAAGCCGTTGCCGGGCTCATCGCCCAAGAACTCGTTGACCCGGTCAAGGCCTTTGCCGGCACCTTGGTGCTGACCCTGAAGGGCCGGCTCCTGGGCGACGCGGTAACCCGCGCCCTCCTGGTGGACTGA
- the lepA gene encoding translation elongation factor 4 — translation MSPMARTAPVPAQTDPAIIRNFCIIAHIDHGKSTLADRMLQLTGVVQQRDMKAQYLDRMDIERERGITIKSQAVRIPWEVDGTSYCLNMIDTPGHVDFTYEVSRSLAACEGAILLVDAAQGIEAQTLANLYLAMENNLTIIPVLNKIDLPAAQPEKYAAELANLIGGRPEDVLMVSGKTGVGVEELLDLIVRDLPAPVGDPNAPARAMIFDSVYDTYRGVVTYVRVIDGSLSPREKIQMMSTRATHELLEIGVSSPEPKPSKGLGVGEVGYLITGVKDVRLSKVGDTVTTFHKPAAEALAGYHEAKPMVFSGLYPLDGTDYPVLRDALEKLMLNDAALVYEPETSAALGFGFRVGFLGLLHLEITRERLEREHNLDLISTAPNVEYEVTLEDKKVVHVTNPSEYPTGKIAEVREPMVAATILAPTEFVGAIMELCQTRRGILGGMDYLSEDRVEIRYRLPLAEIVFDFFDILKSKTRGYGSLDWKADGDQVADLVKVDIMLQGEQVDAFSAITHRDKAYAYGVMMTGKLRELIPRQQFEVPIQAAIGARIIARENIRAIRKDVLAKCYGGDISRKRKLLEKQKEGKKRMKMVGRVEVPQEAFIAALSSEEPAKDKSKK, via the coding sequence GTGTCACCCATGGCCCGCACTGCCCCGGTGCCCGCCCAGACCGATCCGGCGATCATCAGGAACTTCTGCATCATCGCGCACATCGACCACGGTAAATCCACCTTGGCCGATAGGATGCTCCAGCTCACCGGAGTGGTTCAGCAGCGTGACATGAAGGCGCAGTACCTTGACCGCATGGACATCGAGCGCGAACGCGGCATCACCATCAAGTCCCAGGCCGTGCGCATTCCCTGGGAGGTGGACGGCACCTCATACTGCCTGAACATGATCGACACCCCGGGCCACGTTGACTTCACCTACGAGGTTTCCCGCTCCCTGGCGGCCTGTGAGGGTGCCATCCTGCTGGTCGACGCCGCACAGGGCATCGAGGCGCAGACCCTGGCCAACCTGTACCTGGCCATGGAGAACAACCTCACCATCATTCCGGTCTTGAACAAGATCGACCTGCCGGCCGCGCAGCCGGAAAAGTATGCTGCCGAACTTGCCAACCTCATTGGCGGCAGGCCCGAAGACGTCTTGATGGTGTCGGGCAAGACAGGCGTGGGTGTTGAAGAGCTGCTGGATTTGATCGTCCGCGATCTGCCGGCCCCCGTGGGCGACCCGAACGCTCCTGCCCGCGCCATGATCTTTGACTCCGTCTACGACACCTACCGAGGCGTGGTCACCTACGTCCGTGTCATCGACGGCAGCCTGAGCCCGCGCGAGAAGATTCAGATGATGTCCACCCGCGCCACGCACGAGCTTCTGGAAATTGGTGTCAGCTCCCCGGAGCCCAAGCCGTCCAAGGGCCTCGGCGTTGGTGAGGTGGGCTACCTGATCACGGGTGTGAAGGACGTGCGCCTGTCCAAGGTGGGCGACACCGTCACCACGTTCCACAAGCCGGCTGCCGAGGCGCTGGCCGGCTACCACGAAGCCAAACCCATGGTTTTCTCCGGCCTGTATCCGCTGGACGGCACGGATTACCCGGTGCTGCGTGATGCGCTGGAAAAGCTCATGCTCAACGACGCCGCACTGGTCTACGAACCCGAGACCTCCGCCGCCTTGGGCTTTGGTTTCCGTGTCGGTTTCCTTGGCCTGCTGCACCTGGAGATCACCCGCGAACGCCTCGAGCGCGAGCACAACCTTGACCTGATCTCCACAGCCCCCAACGTGGAATACGAGGTGACGCTGGAAGACAAAAAGGTCGTCCACGTCACCAACCCCAGCGAATACCCCACGGGCAAAATCGCCGAGGTTCGCGAGCCCATGGTTGCCGCCACGATCCTTGCGCCCACCGAGTTTGTCGGCGCCATCATGGAGCTGTGCCAGACCCGACGCGGCATCCTTGGCGGCATGGACTACCTTTCAGAGGACCGGGTGGAGATCCGCTACCGCCTGCCCTTGGCCGAGATCGTGTTCGACTTCTTCGACATCCTCAAGTCCAAGACCCGCGGCTACGGCTCCCTCGATTGGAAGGCCGACGGCGATCAGGTCGCCGACCTTGTCAAGGTCGACATCATGCTCCAGGGCGAGCAGGTTGATGCGTTCAGCGCCATCACACACCGCGACAAGGCCTACGCCTACGGTGTCATGATGACGGGCAAGCTGCGCGAGCTCATTCCGCGCCAGCAGTTCGAGGTGCCCATCCAGGCGGCCATTGGTGCCCGGATCATCGCCCGCGAGAACATCCGTGCCATCCGCAAGGACGTCCTGGCCAAGTGCTACGGCGGTGACATCTCCCGTAAGCGCAAGCTGCTGGAGAAGCAGAAGGAAGGCAAGAAGCGTATGAAGATGGTGGGCCGCGTGGAGGTCCCCCAGGAAGCCTTCATCGCTGCACTGTCCTCTGAAGAGCCGGCAAAGGACAAGTCAAAGAAGTGA
- a CDS encoding type II toxin-antitoxin system PemK/MazF family toxin produces MASTSQRIFKLVRSIAGALFNPGKSTGTATAPPQRRPATRPGPKTSARDRSHPAPRPVSNIPAEGLSAPYPGDFHGRATVTYSPQLDGDADPGEVVWTWVPYEEDYSQGKDRPVLVVGKAGKYLLALMMTTKDHSSDRRGDNDYIDIGPGSWDSQGRDSEVKLDRILQISPHDMRREGAILDKARFSSVAAGLRQRHGWK; encoded by the coding sequence ATGGCCTCAACATCCCAACGCATCTTCAAGCTTGTCCGCTCCATTGCCGGAGCCCTGTTTAACCCCGGAAAATCGACCGGAACAGCGACGGCTCCGCCCCAGCGCAGGCCCGCCACCCGTCCCGGTCCCAAGACCAGCGCAAGGGACCGGTCCCACCCGGCTCCGCGTCCGGTGTCGAACATTCCTGCCGAGGGCCTCAGCGCACCCTATCCCGGCGACTTCCACGGCCGCGCCACGGTCACCTACTCCCCGCAGCTCGACGGTGACGCGGACCCGGGTGAAGTGGTGTGGACGTGGGTGCCGTATGAGGAGGACTACAGCCAGGGCAAGGACCGTCCGGTCCTGGTGGTGGGCAAGGCAGGGAAATACCTGTTGGCGTTGATGATGACCACCAAGGATCACAGCAGTGACCGCCGCGGCGACAATGACTACATCGACATTGGGCCGGGTTCGTGGGACAGCCAGGGGCGGGACAGCGAAGTGAAGCTGGACCGGATTCTACAGATCTCCCCCCACGACATGCGACGCGAAGGGGCCATCCTCGACAAGGCACGGTTTTCCTCCGTTGCTGCCGGCCTGCGGCAACGGCACGGCTGGAAGTAG
- the rpsT gene encoding 30S ribosomal protein S20 produces MANIKSQKKRILTNEKSRVRNLAVRSGVKTAIRAVNTAVAAGDKDAAAAALVNAGRKLDKAVSKGVLHANNAANRKSAISKKVNAL; encoded by the coding sequence GTGGCTAATATCAAGTCTCAGAAGAAGCGCATCCTTACGAACGAGAAGTCGCGCGTGCGCAACCTCGCCGTTCGTTCAGGCGTCAAGACCGCTATCCGTGCAGTAAACACGGCAGTGGCCGCGGGCGACAAGGATGCAGCTGCTGCCGCACTGGTGAATGCCGGCCGCAAGCTGGACAAGGCTGTCAGCAAGGGCGTCCTGCACGCCAACAACGCTGCCAACCGCAAGTCAGCCATCTCCAAGAAGGTTAACGCCCTCTAA
- a CDS encoding glycoside hydrolase family 15 protein, whose amino-acid sequence MSAVIQVPESPHVLREYAIIADGERSALIGPRGDVAWMCVPRWDSEAVFSSLIGGGGTFAVTPLSDRYVWGGSYQDGTLIWTSRWVTSGGIIECREALAQPAEPHTAVLLRRLRAVASPAALRVVLKAGAGFGKYGMNRLKCADGVWTGRSGSLHLRLSGAEKATVHDGELQLSLEVSTGGEHDLVLELSDQPFTSGPVAAAAAWAETEHSWKDAVPALLDTIAPDDARQSYAVLRGMTGGGGAMVAAATLGLPERAQEKRNYDYRYAWIRDQCYAGQAVAACGAHPLLDDAVRFVTSRLLADGPGLKPAYTVTGGRVPDETDLGLAGYPGGSAKVGNWVNEQFQLDAFGETLLLFAAAATHDRLDLENWRAAETAVQAITERWQEPDAGIWELNNDRWAHSRLTCAAGLRSIAVHAPAAQGAGWTSLADTIVADTAKDSLHPSGRWQRSPGDDRVDAALLLPILRGAVPVHDPRSLATVAAIRADLGREGYLYRFRQDTRPLAQAEGAFLLCGFDMAMALHQQGHKVEAMHWFERNRAACATTGLFTEEYDVEQRQLRGNFPQAFVHAAMLEAGKRLATPPALERDYP is encoded by the coding sequence ATGTCGGCTGTCATTCAGGTCCCTGAATCGCCTCACGTGTTGCGTGAGTACGCCATAATTGCCGACGGGGAACGTTCGGCCTTGATCGGACCCCGCGGGGATGTGGCGTGGATGTGTGTGCCGCGCTGGGACAGTGAGGCAGTCTTTTCCTCCCTGATTGGTGGTGGCGGTACTTTTGCGGTGACCCCCCTCAGCGACCGGTACGTCTGGGGTGGCAGCTACCAGGATGGGACACTGATCTGGACGAGCCGCTGGGTCACCAGCGGGGGAATCATCGAATGCCGGGAGGCGCTGGCGCAGCCGGCGGAGCCACATACGGCAGTGCTGTTGCGCCGGTTGCGTGCAGTCGCCAGCCCTGCCGCCCTGCGTGTGGTTCTTAAAGCGGGCGCTGGCTTCGGCAAATATGGCATGAATCGGCTCAAATGTGCTGACGGTGTCTGGACAGGCCGCAGCGGTTCCCTGCACCTGCGCCTGTCCGGGGCCGAGAAGGCCACGGTGCACGATGGCGAACTGCAGCTGAGCCTGGAGGTTTCCACTGGCGGGGAGCATGACCTGGTCCTGGAACTTTCCGACCAGCCGTTCACCTCAGGCCCCGTGGCTGCGGCCGCGGCGTGGGCGGAAACGGAACACAGCTGGAAAGACGCCGTCCCGGCCCTGTTGGACACCATCGCCCCCGATGATGCCCGCCAGTCCTATGCCGTGTTGCGCGGCATGACCGGTGGCGGTGGCGCCATGGTCGCCGCAGCAACACTGGGCCTGCCCGAGCGCGCCCAGGAAAAACGTAATTACGACTACCGCTATGCCTGGATCCGCGACCAGTGCTATGCCGGTCAGGCCGTAGCAGCGTGCGGGGCGCACCCGTTGCTCGATGACGCTGTCAGGTTCGTGACCAGCAGGCTTTTGGCGGACGGGCCGGGCCTGAAACCCGCCTATACGGTAACGGGCGGACGGGTTCCGGACGAAACTGATCTTGGCCTGGCCGGGTACCCGGGCGGTTCCGCGAAAGTGGGGAACTGGGTCAATGAACAATTCCAACTGGATGCCTTCGGCGAGACGCTGCTGCTCTTCGCCGCTGCCGCCACCCATGATCGTTTGGACCTGGAAAACTGGCGGGCTGCGGAGACAGCGGTACAAGCCATCACGGAGCGCTGGCAGGAACCAGACGCCGGAATTTGGGAGCTCAACAACGACAGGTGGGCGCATTCACGGCTGACCTGCGCGGCCGGATTGCGCAGCATAGCCGTCCACGCCCCGGCTGCCCAAGGCGCGGGATGGACGTCGCTGGCTGACACAATAGTTGCCGACACGGCCAAGGATTCTCTGCACCCCAGCGGCCGGTGGCAGCGCAGCCCCGGCGATGACCGGGTGGATGCAGCCTTGCTGCTGCCCATTTTGCGTGGCGCAGTCCCGGTGCACGACCCGCGGAGTCTGGCAACCGTAGCGGCCATCCGGGCTGATCTGGGCCGCGAAGGGTATCTCTACCGTTTCCGCCAAGACACGCGCCCATTGGCGCAGGCGGAGGGGGCCTTCCTGCTGTGCGGCTTTGACATGGCCATGGCCCTTCACCAGCAAGGCCACAAGGTCGAGGCGATGCACTGGTTTGAACGCAACCGTGCCGCCTGCGCCACCACAGGTTTGTTCACCGAGGAATACGACGTCGAACAGCGCCAGCTGCGCGGTAATTTCCCGCAGGCATTCGTCCACGCCGCCATGCTCGAGGCCGGCAAACGCCTCGCCACGCCGCCGGCGCTTGAGCGAGATTACCCCTAG
- a CDS encoding SDR family oxidoreductase, whose product MKTVRQVVVVTGASGGIGRATAIAFGRRGATVALLARGQAGLDGAAAEVEAAGGTALIVPVDTSDSAAVDAAAERVENELGPIDIWVNVAFTSVFAPFSQIKPEEFARVTAVSYLGYVYGTMAALTRMRTRNRGTIVQVGSALAYRGIPLQSAYCGAKHAIQGFNESLRCELLHEHSGIHNTMVQMPAVNTPQFSWVLSRLPKKAQPVPPIYQPEVAARAVVYAADHPQRREYWVGGSTAATLLANAVAPGLLDVYLARTGFASQQTSEQRPADQPVNLWEPADADTDFGTHGVFDHRSTARSHQVWASQHHGMLAVGAAGSVLGLAAVAGVLLGRWVRQ is encoded by the coding sequence ATGAAAACAGTTCGCCAGGTCGTTGTAGTGACAGGAGCCAGCGGTGGGATTGGCCGGGCCACCGCCATCGCCTTCGGACGCCGCGGCGCCACGGTTGCTCTGTTGGCCCGGGGCCAGGCGGGGCTCGACGGCGCCGCCGCGGAAGTGGAGGCCGCCGGGGGCACGGCATTGATCGTACCGGTGGACACGTCAGATTCTGCTGCCGTCGACGCGGCTGCGGAGCGGGTTGAAAACGAACTGGGCCCCATTGATATATGGGTCAACGTGGCCTTCACCTCCGTCTTCGCCCCTTTCTCCCAGATCAAACCGGAGGAGTTCGCCCGGGTCACCGCCGTGTCCTACCTGGGGTACGTCTATGGAACCATGGCCGCCTTGACCCGGATGCGCACCCGGAACCGGGGCACGATTGTCCAGGTCGGCTCTGCCTTGGCCTATCGCGGCATACCGCTCCAGAGCGCCTATTGCGGTGCCAAACATGCCATCCAGGGGTTCAATGAATCGTTGCGGTGTGAGCTGCTCCACGAACATAGCGGTATCCACAACACCATGGTGCAAATGCCTGCCGTGAACACCCCACAGTTCTCCTGGGTTCTTTCCCGGCTGCCCAAAAAAGCCCAGCCGGTACCACCCATTTATCAGCCCGAAGTGGCGGCCCGCGCCGTCGTCTATGCCGCTGACCATCCTCAGCGCCGCGAATATTGGGTCGGTGGCAGCACCGCCGCAACCCTGTTAGCCAACGCCGTGGCCCCGGGACTGCTGGATGTCTATCTGGCCCGCACCGGTTTCGCCTCGCAGCAGACCAGCGAACAGCGGCCCGCGGACCAGCCGGTCAACTTGTGGGAACCAGCGGATGCCGATACCGACTTCGGCACGCATGGCGTCTTTGACCACCGCTCCACAGCACGGAGCCACCAAGTGTGGGCGTCTCAACATCACGGGATGTTGGCGGTGGGGGCAGCTGGCAGTGTGTTGGGACTGGCCGCAGTTGCAGGGGTCCTGCTCGGGCGCTGGGTGCGGCAATGA
- a CDS encoding MarR family winged helix-turn-helix transcriptional regulator codes for MNTLITHGLAGDDPKAAESSADGVDDIDAAMRAARVFLAVIAQSVAEVEYRVTSPQLRVLVLIATHGPQNLGAVAADLGVHPSNATRTCDRLVAAGLLDRRDNPADRRYLLLALSAHGKELVDTVMEHRRTAIAAVMNRMPATLRATLGPALEAFAQAAGEIRDDERFALTLKDGPHRDRPGTGS; via the coding sequence GTGAACACCTTAATTACCCACGGCCTTGCAGGTGACGACCCGAAGGCCGCCGAAAGCTCGGCTGACGGGGTCGATGACATTGATGCGGCCATGCGTGCCGCACGCGTGTTCTTGGCCGTCATCGCCCAATCGGTGGCAGAGGTTGAGTATCGCGTCACCTCCCCGCAGCTGCGCGTACTGGTCCTCATAGCTACGCATGGCCCGCAAAATCTCGGCGCGGTGGCCGCTGATCTGGGCGTGCATCCCTCCAATGCCACCAGGACCTGCGACCGGCTGGTCGCGGCGGGCCTGCTGGATCGCAGGGACAACCCGGCGGACCGGCGGTATCTACTCCTTGCCCTCAGTGCACACGGCAAGGAACTGGTGGATACGGTGATGGAACACCGCCGTACGGCCATCGCGGCCGTCATGAACCGGATGCCCGCCACACTACGCGCAACCTTGGGGCCGGCGTTGGAGGCCTTCGCACAGGCGGCTGGGGAAATCCGTGACGATGAACGCTTCGCCCTGACCTTGAAGGATGGGCCACACCGTGACCGGCCGGGGACTGGTAGCTGA
- a CDS encoding gluconate 2-dehydrogenase subunit 3 family protein, producing MSTLPLPTSDGGARFPGFSAASQVKHWDTATASVVMGRLGRPPDIHFFTPDEEAAAGALFNQLLDQREEPRVPVVAMVDARLAAQETDGWHYEDMPTDAQAWRGTLAGLDDDARLRCSTRFATATWNEQTRLLQSIQNLGTALWHGFPAQQVWSLWTRYACTAFYAHPWAWDEIGFAGPAYPRGYKNMGVDALEPFEVRDVRPAADPTRPKLASP from the coding sequence ATGAGCACGCTGCCTCTTCCCACCAGCGATGGCGGCGCCCGGTTTCCGGGTTTTAGCGCCGCCAGCCAGGTCAAACATTGGGATACCGCAACGGCGTCCGTCGTCATGGGCCGGCTGGGCCGGCCACCGGATATCCACTTTTTCACCCCGGACGAAGAAGCCGCCGCAGGCGCCCTGTTCAACCAGCTCCTGGACCAACGCGAGGAGCCGCGCGTGCCCGTCGTGGCCATGGTGGATGCCCGGTTGGCTGCCCAGGAAACGGACGGCTGGCACTACGAGGACATGCCCACGGATGCACAAGCATGGCGGGGGACGTTGGCCGGCCTGGATGATGATGCCCGGCTTCGCTGCAGCACACGGTTTGCCACAGCCACGTGGAACGAGCAGACACGGCTGTTGCAGAGCATCCAAAACCTTGGCACGGCATTGTGGCACGGCTTCCCCGCGCAACAAGTCTGGAGTCTGTGGACCCGCTACGCGTGCACAGCGTTTTACGCCCATCCGTGGGCGTGGGATGAAATCGGTTTCGCGGGGCCGGCCTACCCGCGAGGCTACAAAAACATGGGTGTGGACGCTTTGGAGCCCTTTGAGGTTCGTGATGTCCGTCCAGCCGCGGACCCGACACGGCCAAAGTTGGCATCCCCATGA